From one Lycium ferocissimum isolate CSIRO_LF1 chromosome 7, AGI_CSIRO_Lferr_CH_V1, whole genome shotgun sequence genomic stretch:
- the LOC132065237 gene encoding calcium-dependent protein kinase 5, producing MGNACRGSFGGKTFQGSEPQQDHSNSNSKRNTATTHDSQQPNLPLVSPRKESSMNRTSANQAYYVLGHKTPNIRDLYTLGRKLGQGQFGTTFLCTELSSGTEYACKSIAKRKLISKEDVEDVRREIQIMHHLAGHKNIVSIKGAYEDPLYVHIVMEVCSGGELFDRIIQRGHYTERKAAELTKIIVGVVEACHSLGVMHRDLKPENFLLVNKDDDFSLKAIDFGLSVFFKPGQIFTDVVGSPYYVAPEVLLKHYGPEADVWTAGVILYILLSGVPPFWAETQQGIFDAVLKGHIDFDSDPWPVISESAKDLIRKMLCMRPSERLTAHEVLCHPWICENGVAPDRALDPAVLSRLKHFSAMNKLKKMALRVIAESLSEEEIAGLKEMFKAMDTDNSGAITFDELKAGLRKYGSTLKDIEIRELMDAADVDNSGTIDYGEFIAATIHLNKLDREEHLMAAFQYFDKDGSGYITVDELQQACADHNITDVLMEDIISEVDQDNDGRIDYGEFVAMMQKGNPCIGRRTMRNSLNFSMRDAPGAH from the exons ATGGGCAACGCATGCCGTGGATCTTTCGGAGGCAAAACTTTTCAGGGCTCTGAGCCCCAACAAGACCACTCCAATTCCAATTCCAAGCGCAATACCGCTACAACCCACGATTCCCAACAGCCTAATCTACCCCTTGTGAGCCCCAGAAAAGAGAGCAGCATGAATCGCACGAGCGCTAACCAGGCGTATTACGTGCTGGGTCATAAGACCCCTAACATTCGCGATCTCTACACCCTCGGCCGTAAACTAGGACAAGGCCAGTTTGGCACCACTTTTTTATGCACCGAATTGTCTTCAGGTACCGAGTACGCCTGTAAATCCATTGCCAAGAGGAAACTCATCTCCAAGGAGGATGTAGAAGATGTCAGGAGGGAAATTCAGATAATGCACCATTTGGCTGGTCACAAGAACATCGTTTCCATCAAGGGTGCTTATGAGGATCCTTTGTATGTTCATATTGTCATGGAGGTCTGTAGTGGCGGTGAATTGTTTGACCGCATCATTCAAAGAGGACACTACACCGAGAGAAAGGCTGCTGAATTGACTAAGATTATTGTTGGTGTCGTTGAGGCATGCCATTCACTTGGAGTTATGCATAGAGATCTCAAACCTGAGAATTTCTTGTTGGTTAACAAGGATGATGATTTCTCTCTCAAGGCCATTGACTTTGGACTCTCTGTCTTCTTTAAGCCAG GCCAAATTTTCACAGATGTTGTTGGGAGTCCATATTACGTTGCTCCTGAGGTGCTTTTGAAGCATTATGGTCCAGAAGCAGATGTTTGGACGGCGGGCGTCATACTCTACATCCTGCTAAGTGGTGTTCCACCATTCTGGGCTG AAACACAGCAGGGGATATTTGATGCAGTTCTGAAAGGGCACATTGATTTTGACTCAGACCCTTGGCCCGTAATATCTGAGAGTGCAAAAGATCTCATCCGGAAGATGTTGTGCATGCGACCTTCAGAGCGGTTAACCGCTCATGAAgtattat GTCATCCTTGGATTTGTGAAAATGGCGTTGCTCCTGATAGAGCACTTGATCCTGCAGTACTTTCTCGCCTCAAACACTTTTCTGCAATGAACAAGTTAAAAAAGATGGCTCTGCGG GTGATTGCTGAAAGCTTGTCGGAGGAGGAGATTGCCGGTCTTAAGGAGATGTTTAAGGCCATGGATACTGATAACAGTGGTGCTATTACATTTGATGAACTAAAAGCTGGTTTGAGAAAATACGGCTCTACTCTAAAGGATATAGAGATACGGGAACTTATGGATGCT GCTGATGTGGACAATAGTGGAACTATTGACTATGGAGAATTCATAGCAGCAACTATTCACCTTAACAAATTGGACCGTGAGGAACATCTCATGGCAGCATTTCAGTATTTTGACAAGGATGGAAGTGGTTATATTACAGTTGATGAGCTCCAGCAAGCGTGTGCAGATCATAATATTACAGATGTACTCATGGAGGATATCATCAGCGAAGTTGATCAGGATAAC GATGGGCGCATTGACTACGGAGAATTTGTTGCCATGATGCAAAAAGGAAATCCATGTATAGGAAGACGAACGATGCGAAATAGTCTGAATTTCAGCATGAGAGATGCACCGGGAGCTCATTAG
- the LOC132065238 gene encoding mitochondrial phosphate carrier protein 1, mitochondrial, giving the protein MKRAEGERVLLEEFSAGYYGLCTAGGMLSAGITHLAITPLDVLKVNMQVNPLKYHGISSGLITIWREEGHSALWRGWSGKLFGYGVQGGFKFGLYEYFKRFYTELLVDQQRSVIFFLSSASAQIFADVALCPFEAVKVQVQTQPHFARGLTDGFRKMYMNEGLSGFYKGLFPLWGRNLPFSMIMFSTFEHSVDLMYRKVIQKRKEDCSRAQQLGVTCLSGYAAGSVGTVISNPADNIVSSLYNKKAETIRQAIKEIGFFNLFTRSLPVRLTLVGPVVTLQWFLYDTIKVLTGLPTSGGLARHQKDLNLLRQ; this is encoded by the exons ATGAAAAGAGCAGAAGGAGAAAGGGTGCTGTTGGAGGAGTTCTCAGCTGGGTATTACGGTCTCTGTACCGCTGGAGGAATGCTCAGCGCTGGCATTACTCATCTCGCCATTACTCCTCTCGATGTCTTGAAGGTTAACATGCAG GTGAACCCTCTCAAATACCATGGCATTTCATCGGGGCTTATAACTATATGGAGAGAGGAAGGTCATTCTGCTCTTTGGAGAGGCTGGTCAGGGAAACTATTCGGATATGGAGTTCAAGGAGGATTTAAGTTTGGTCTTTATGAATACTTTAAAAGATTCTATACTGAATTGTTGGTTGATCAACAAAGGAGTGTTATATTCTTCCTCAGCAGTGCATCAGCTCAAATATTTGCTGATGTGGCGCTCTGTCCCTTTGAAGCTGTCAAAGTTCAGGTCCAGACTCAGCCTCATTTTGCCAGGGGATTAACTGATGGATTTCGCAAGATGTACATGAATGAAGGCCTTTCAGG CTTTTACAAGGGACTCTTTCCACTTTGGGGGCGTAATCTTCCAT TTTCTATGATCATGTTTTCGACATTTGAGCACTCGGTAGATCTGATGTATCGGAAGGTCATACAGAAACGGAAGGAAGATTGCTCAAGAGCCCAGCAACTTGGTGTGACATGCTTATCAGGCTATGCTGCTGGATCTGTTGGTACTGTAATATCTAATCCCGCAGACAATATTGTATCATCTCTTTACAACAAAAAGGCTGAGACAATAAGACAG GCTATAAAGGAGATTggattttttaatttgtttaccAGAAGTCTTCCTGTTCGACTCACACTTGTGGGGCCTGTTGTGACTCTGCAATGGTTTCTCTATGATACAATTAAAGTGTTAACTGGACT GCCGACAAGTGGGGGGCTTGCTCGACATCAGAAGGATCTGAACTTACTCCGACAATAA